The DNA segment CTTACAGCAGCAGGTATCTCCGAACAAAAAGCGCGGATTTATGCTAGTATTACTGGTAGTATAGAGCAAGCTAAGGCTTTTGAAGAAGATGATTGGTTTAGTGAGGCAAGAAATGTAGTAATCAAGTTGTATGAAGGGATGCACCATCAAGGCACCAGCCCGTTAATTATCATTCAAGAATCATGGATGCCACTTTTTAAAGAAAAAGATAAGATGGCGCTTGGACTCGAATTATTGTTACTGTTATACCGCGATAGGTTACACCTTACACTTGATGAGAACTACGAACCAATTTGTACTGCGCAAAAAGAAATACTTGGACAAGATGCGCTACGTAAGTCATTGTCCGAAACCACAGGGGAAATCGAGAAGATTCTCGCTGCGAAATCAAAACTGGATTCCAATATGAACACGCAACTTCTAATGGAGCAGTTAGTTCTGGAAATCCAAGGGAGGTAATCGCTATGCTTAAAATTGTAGGCGTCCGTTTTAAAGACGTTGGTAAAATATATTATTTCTCACCGGGAGATCTTGAAATCACAGAGAACCAAGGTGTTATTGTTGAAAATGCACAAGGAATTGAATTTGGAAAAACAGTCATTGAACCACGCTATGTGGATGAAGAAGATGTCGTTTTACCACTTAAGAAAGTACTTCGTGTCGCAACAGAAGCAGATTATAAATGTGTTGCAGAAAATGGCGATTCTTGTCAGAAAGCCTTTTTACTCTGTGATGAAAAAATCCGTGAGCGCGAACTTGAAATGAGTTTAGTAGACGTAGATTACACATTTGACCGGAATAAAATCATTTTTTACTTTACTGCAGAGGGTCGTGTGGATTTTCGTGAGCTCGTGAAAGATTTAGCTTCTGTATTTCGTACTCGTATCGAACTTCGTCAAATCGGTGTTCGTGATGAAGCGAAATTGCTTGGTGGGATTGGTCCATGTGGTCGTATGCTTTGCTGCTCCACGTTCCTAGGTGACTTCGAACCCGTTTCTATCAAAATGGCTAAAGACCAAAACTTGTCCCTTAACCCAACGAAGATTTCTGGCTTATGTGGACGTTTAATGTGTTGTTTGAAATACGAAAATGATGAATATGAACAAGCAAAACGTGAAATGCCAGATGTTGGTGTAAAAGTAAAAACTCCAGAAGGCGCAGAAGCACGTGTTTCGGGAATCAACTTGCTGTCTAGAATCTTACAAGTAAGTTTGCCCGAAGAAGAGACGGTTATAGAATATGAATTGGATGAATTACGTCCATATAACGAATTTCTAAAACAACCGGCAAAGTCTTGAGGTGAAAAAATTGGATAAAAAAGCTATTTTTGACTCAGTCAGTAATATGGAGGAGCAAATTGGCGAATTGTATCAGCAACTTGGAGATCTAAAGACAAACTTAGGTGAAATGTTGGAAGAAAATAATCGGTTAAACCTTGAGAATGAGCATTTGCGGCGTAGACTTTCTTTAACAGATGAAGGAACTCTTGAACCAGTGGCCGAAGAAGAGGCGGTTCATGGTGTAATGGCGCCAAATCGCAAAGAGGCAATGCAACAAATGATTGAACTCGGGGAAGGTTATGATAATCTTGTCCAACTTTACAAGGAAGGATTTCATGTTTGCAATGTACATTTCGGCAGCCCGCGTGGCAATGATGAAGATTGTTTATTTTGCCTATCCTTGCTTAACAAAAAATAACATGACGGGCCTTTCTCGATTTAAGAGAAGGGCTTTTTGCTAGAAAAGGTGAATTATTTGGAAAAACTCAAATTAATAGGCGATGAAAGACTCGATTACTTACTAGCAGAAAATTTGCGAATTATTCAAAGTCCATCGGTATTTTCTTTCTCCATAGATGCAGTTCTCCTGGCGAAATTTAGTTATTTACCAATCCGTAAAGGTAAAATAATTGATTTGTGTAGTGGAAATGGTATTATTCCTTTACTACTTAGTACACGAACAGAAGCGCAGATTGTTGGGGTTGAAATTCAAGAACGTCTTGCTGATATGGCCAAAAGAAGTGTTGCCTATAATCAACTGGAAGACCAAATTGAAATAATGGAATATGATTTAAATAAGATTACCGATTTGATTCCAAAGGAGCGAGCAGACATAGTTACGTGTAATCCGCCGTATTTCGCGACTCCAGCTACAAGCTTGAAAAACGAAAATGAACATTATCGCATCGCCCGTCATGAAATTATGTGTACGCTAGAAGATACTATTCGAGTTGCGGCTAGCCTTTTAAAACAAGGAGGCAAAGCAAATTTTGTCCATCGGCCAGAGCGCTTATTGGATATTATCGATTTAATGAGAAAATACCGCTTAGAACCGAAACGTATCCAGCTTGTTCACCCACGAATCGACCGAGAAGCGAACACGGTTCTGGTAGAAGGAATCAAAGACGGCAAGCCAGGTGTTAAGTATGTGCCGCCTGTTATTGTTTATGACGAGTTAGGCGAATATACACCAGTAATTAAGGAGATTTTATATGGCGAAAGCGAATGAACATTTCTTTTATGTACTAAAATGTAACGACAATTCTTATTATGGTGGCTATACGACTGATGTGACACGCCGAGAAGCCGAACACAATGCTGGCATTAGGTGCAAATACACTAAAACTCGACGTCCAGTAAAAGTCATTCATTTTGAAAAATTTGAAACGAGAAGTGAGGCCACGAAGGCAGAAGCTGCATTCAAAAAACTATCACGTAAAAATAAAGACAGCTATTTAATCGAGCGGGAGGAGGATTCAGAATGATAAAGAGTCAAAAAAGTTTCAGCGGAGACGTTCGAGGAGCACTGTACTTAGTTCCAACACCAATAGGAAATTTAGAAGATATGACATTTCGGGCGATTCGTATGTTAAAAGAAGCCGATATTATTGCTGCTGAAGATACGCGAAATACAGTAAAACTTTTAAATCATTTTGAAATTACTACTCGAATGACAAGTTATCATCAGTTCACAAAAGAAAATAAAGAGGATAATATCATTCAGCGTATGCTAGACGGGGAAGTGGTTGCACTAGTTAGTGATGCGGGGATGCCTTCTATTTCTGATCCGGGTTATGAACTTGTCCAAAGGGCGCTAAATGCTAGTATTCCAGTGATTCCATTACCTGGAGCAAATGCTGCTTTAACCGCCTTAATCGCATCTGGTTTAGCACCACAGCCGTTTTATTTTTATGGATTTCTCCCAAGACAAAATAAAGAACGTACCCAAGAAATCGAAAAATTAGCGGCACGTGAGGAAACTTGGATTTTGTATGAATCGCCACATCGTCTAAAAGAAACATTAAAAGCAATCATTAAAATCACTGGAAATGATCGGAAAATAGTTTTATGTCGTGAACTTACCAAACGATTTGAAGAATTTTTGCGGGGGACCGTAGAAGATGCGCTTAACTGGGCGACAGACGAAGAAGTACGCGGAGAATTTTGTATTATTATTGAAGGAAATGCAAATCCACCTGTAGCAGAAGAACTTCTCTGGTGGCAAGAAATGGATATTAAAACACATGTCACTACTGTGATGGAGCAAGAAAATGTTAGCTCTAAAGACGCGATAAAAACGGTTATGAAAGCTAGAAATCTACCAAAACGCGAAGTTTATGCCGCTTATCATGAAATAAAATAAAATCATGCGCGAGGTTCTTTTTCAGACCTCTTGCATGATTTTTTATAACGTATCGCCAAAGCGCCTTTTAATTTCTTCCATCAACTCTGCGGCGCCTTCTTTACTAAGCGTTAGTTTGCCATCAACGAATTTTTTATTATCAACAGAAAACTCTCCAGTAATATCACAAACCAAACCAGCTGAATATTTTTTTAACACAATTGCATCTTCATCTGTAAAAATTTCTAAGGGATCTTTTACGTTTAAATTCATCGTTCGTCGGATTTCGATTGGGATAACCACGCGACCAAGTTCGTCGATTTTTCTTACCATTCCAGTTGATTTCATTTTCTCACCTTCTTGATAATTTTAATTCATTTTAACAGATAATGACTAGAATAGGAATGATTTCGGGTGAAAAGGGTATAGACCATAAGTATAAGAATTAGGGGGAATAAAAAAATGAACATAGTTATAGCATTAATTCCAGCAGTTATGTGGGGGATTATGCCACTAGTTGTATCCAAAATCGGCGGAAAACCAAAGCAACAAATTATTGGAACAACTTTAGGGGCGTTAGTTTTTGCGTTAGGCGTTTTCTTTTTTACAAATCCAGAATATACGGCAACGATTATTATTGCTAGTTTTATTTCAGGGGCTTTTTGGAGTTTAGGGCAAATGAATCAATTTCGTGCCTTTACTCAAGTTGGCGTATCCAAAACAATGCCACTTTCAACCGGGATGCAATTAGTAGGTACATCTCTTTTTGGTGTTTTTGCATTTCATGAGTGGGGTACAACATCTAAATTAGTACTAGGTTTTTCGGCGTTAGCACTTATTATTATAGGTATATTTTTAACAAGTTACCAACAAAATAAAGACGAAAATTCCGGACAAAATATGAAAAAAGGAATTATTACTTTACTTATTTCTTCCGTTGGTTATGTTGGTTATGTCGTTATTACGCGCTGGTTTGATATTAGTGGTTGGGATGCGATTTTGCCACAAGCGATTGGGATGGTTATAGCAGGATTACTATTTTCCATTAAATCCGAAGAAAAGCGTTTTACAAAACAAACTTGGTTAAATATGATTCCGGGTATTATGTGGGCTACAGGTAATTTAGCACTATTATTCTCTAATAAATTAGTTGGGATTGCAACTGGATTTTCTCTTTCACAAATGGGTGTTGTCATTTCAACCATTGGGGGAATACTTTTCTTAGGAGAGAAAAAGACCAAGAAAGAACTTGTTCTCGTTATTATTGGAGTCATTTTAGTTATTATTGGTGGAACAATGATTGGAATTGCTAAGAGTTAAGTTTTCAATTAAGGACGTGCTATACTTATTTTAATCTAAATTAAAGGTGGTTATATTGAGTATGAATGCGAAATTAGAAGTAAATGCAGAAATGATAAAAGAATCTTATGTTTATTTATTATCGCGCTATCTCGTTTTACGACAAGAAAATTATGACATCAAGGAAGATAAAATTCCGTATAACACACTTAAACACAATGATGTATCGCCAGCAGATGCCAATTTTGTCAATCCGAATTTTGATGTTGTTTATTCCGAAACATGGATAGCTGTAGATGATGACAACGCGGTAATTTTAGAGGTGCCAGAAATTAAAAATCGTTATTATACTGTTCAAATTTTAGATGGTTGGGGAGAAGTAGTAACGAATATTAATGAACGTAATTATCCAGAACATCCTTATGGGAAATTTGCTTTCATAAAAAAAGGCACTAACCCATCTGTTCCAAATGATGCAGTGAAAATCGAATTACCTTCTGAAAAAGTAAAATTGCTCCTTCGTGTAGAACAAAAAGATGATCCGGCAGGCGCGGTTGCACTTCAAAAAGCATTCAAAATCGATGCTTCAAAAAACATACAAATTAAAGAACCATTATCTATACCACATTTCACAAATGCAGACTTTTTGTTAGAAGAAATTTATTCTAACTTAGAGGAAGTATTAGCAACATACCCTGATAAAATGCCAAAAGCGACAGAATTTCAAGATAAAGCAAGAAAAGTTGCAGCTTATATAGAGCTTGGTGATGAACAAAAAGCGGAAGTGAAAAATCTGATTATTAAAGAAGCCATTCCGTATTTTACTAAAGGTGCAAAAGGATTTGGGACACAAAAAGGTGGTTGGTCAGTTACTTATGTAGCTGGAGCCTTCGGAAATGATATTTTAGCGCGAGGCATCATTAATTATGGTGGCATTTGGGCAAATGCGATTCAAGAAGCTTTATATTTCATTGGTCAAAAAGGTACGGATGATGAGTTGTTAAATGGAGATAAAGTATATAAAATTCACTTTCCTGCAGACCAACTTCCAACAAAACTTGTAAATGCTTTTTGGTCAGTTACATTATACAGCGTTCCAGACTATCATGTTATCCCGAATAAATTAAACAAGTTTTGCATCAATGATCATTCAGGAGCAAAACTAAGTGAAGATGGGAGCTTAGAGCTATATATTGCCGCTGAAAAACCAGCAGAGGTAGCTGAAGAGAATTGGCTACCAAGTAAAGCGGGACAAGACTTCTCATTAAATTTCCGATTATACGTTCCAGAACAAGAAGTGTTGGATGGTAAAGTATTTTTACCACCACTTGAAGTACAATAAATTAATCAGTAAATTTAGCTAAGTATGCAGATACTCTTATTCAAGGTATACGCATACTTAGCTTTTTTCTGTTTAAATTTTAGAATGGGAATCTGAATGAAAATAAGAAGATGGAGGCCGTAATTAATCAGAATGCTTGTAAACGGGCGCAGTTTGCTCTGAAAACCTCTATCATCTTCTTATTATTTCCGCTATAATGAAATCATTGAAAACTAAATTAAAAGGCGAATAAGGAGGAAAACGATTTGAACATTTTAATTGCGCTAATTCCTGCATTACTCTGGGGAACAGTTCCGCTAATTATTACAAAATTTGGCGGTTCAACAAGACAACAAACCATGGGGATGACGCTCGGAGCGCTTGCTTTTGCGGTAATCGTTTTCTTCTTTACTGATCCAGTTTATACCTTTAAAACGGTCGGAATTAGTTTTATAACAGGGTGCTTATGGACTGTGGGTCAGATGTTTCAACTGAGAGCCTTCAAAATTATCGGGGTTTCAAAAGCCATGCCCATTTCAACCGGAATGCAATTAGTCGGAACAACGCTATGTGGTGTAATTCTATTTCATGAATGGGATACAACATTACGCATCATTTTAGGTTTTATCGCTTTAGCCCTTATTGTGGGTGGGATTTTCTTGACATCTTATGCTGAAAAACAAGAAGATGGAGCTAGTGCGTTAAAGCAAGGTTTAATCACCTTATTTATTTCTGCTTGTGGTTATGTGGGGTTAGTCGTCCTTATCCAAGGTTTTAAAATTGATGGAATTAACGCGATTTTACCGCAAGCTATTGGTATGGTGTTAAGCGCGCTTCTCATGACGCATAGCGGTGGAACAGAAAAACGTTTTACTAAGCGGACACTTTTACTTATGATTCCGGGGATTATTTGGGCAGCGGGAAATGTTGCGATGGTACACGCGAATCAACTTGTCGGAGTGGCTACTGGATTTTCCCTTTCGCAACTAGGCGTCGTTATCTCAACAATTGGCGGCATCGTATTATTGAAAGAAAAGAAAACAAGAAAAGAAATGCTTTACGTTATTGTAGGTGTCATTTTAGTCGTTCTTGGGGGAATTTTAATTGGTGTGGCAAAAGGTGCTTAATTAATTATTTCGTTTAGCGCGAAAAATGATATAATGATACTAATTGTTTTATTTTTAAGGAGGGAATTGTGTTGCCTGAAGAGAAAAATACGTTTTATATTACAACACCAATCTATTATCCAAGCGGAAAAGCGCATATCGGACATGCCTATACGACAGTTGCGGGGGACGCGATGGCTCGTTACAAACGCTTAAAAGGATATGATGTGTTTTACTTAACTGGAACAGATGAACATGGTCAGAAAATCCAAGCAAAAGCAAAAGAACGTGGAATTTCTGAACAAGAATACGTGGATGAAATTGCAGAAGGTTTCCAAGAACTTTGGAAAAAACTAGAAATTTCTAATACAGATTTTATTCGTACAACACAAGACCGTCATAAAACATCCGTAGAAAAAATCTTTGAACAACTTTTAGCACAAGGCGATATCTACTTAGGTGAATATGAAGGTTGGTACTCTGTTTCTGATGAAGAATATTTTACAGAAACTCAGTTAGAAGAAGTGTATAAGGACGAAAATGGCAAAGTAATTGGCGGGAAAGCTCCAAGCGGCAATGAAGTCGAGCTTGTTAAAGAAGAATCTTACTTTTTCCGTATGAGCAAATACGCAGATCGTTTAGTAGAATATTATAATTCCCATCCAGAATTTATCCTACCAGAATCAAGAAAAAATGAAATGATTAATAATTTCATTAAACCAGGCTTAGAGGATTTAGCAGTATCTAGAACAACTTTTGATTGGGGTATTAAAGTTCCTGGAAATCCTAAACACGTTGTATATGTGTGGATTGATGCACTTTCAAACTATATTACTGCGCTAGGATATAACACGGATAATGATACGAAATTCCAAAAATACTGGCCAGCGGATGTACAGATTGTTGGGAAAGAAATTGTTCGTTTCCATACAATTTATTGGCCAATTATGTTAATGGCGCTTGACTTGCCTCTTCCGAAAATGGTATTTGGCCATGGTTGGATTTTAATGAAAGATGGTAAAATGTCGAAATCTAAAGGGAATGTGGTAGATCCTTATATGTTGATTGAGCGCTATGGCTTAGATGCGCTTCGTTACTACTTATTGCGCGAAGTTCCTTTTGGTTCAGATGGTTTATTTACGCCAGAAGACTTTGTTGACCGTGTAAACTATGACTTGGCTAATGATCTAGGTAATCTACTTAATCGAACAGTAGCAATGATTAACAAATACTTTGATGGAGAAATTCCAGCATATCAAGGAAATGTAACAGATTTCGATCAAACTTTAGTAGATTTCAAAAATAATGTGGTAGAAGAATATGAGAAAAGCATGGAACATATGCAGTTTTCTGTAGCATTAAACCAGCTTTGGTCGCTCATTTCTCGGACAAACAAATATATCGATGAAACAGCTCCATGGACACTTGCCAAGGAAGAAGATAAACGCACGGAACTAGCGAGCGTCATGACACATTTAGCAGAAAACTTGCGTATTATCGCGGTACTATTACAACCATTCCTAACAAGAACACCAGGCGAAATCTTCTTACAACTAGGACTTCAAGAAGAAAACTTAAAAAAATGGGATAGCATTTATGGTTATGGAGAAATCCCAGCCGGTACAACAGTGGTGAAAAAAGGTACGCCAATTTTCCCAAGACTGGATGCGGAAGTTGAAGTTACGTATATTCAAGATGAAATGAAAGGTTCTGCCCCTGCTCCAGCTGAAGAAGTTGCGGAAGTCGTAGCACTTGAAACACCGCAAATCGGCATTGAAGATTTCGACAAAATCGATCTTCGTGTTGCAGAAGTAAAACAAGTAGAAAAAGTGAAAAAAGCGGACAAACTTCTTTGTTTCCAATTAGACCTAGGTGAAGGCAAACTACGCCAAGTGCTATCAGGTATTGCAGAATTCTATGAACCTGAAGACTTAATCGGCAAAAAAGTTATCGTCGTTTCTAACTTAAAACCTGTGAAACTTCGCGGATTAATGAGCGAAGGTATGATTCTCTCAGGAGAAAAAGATGGCAAACTAAGCGTCATTGAAGCAAGTAATACACTTCCGAATGGCGCAAAAGTAAAATAATAAGGAAATGAGCCCTAATTCACTTGAATGTGGGCTCATTATATTTATATAGAAGTAATTAAATGAAGCTAAGAACAAAATCATTATATGTCTCGTCTATAATTTGTCATTTTTGTTTAGATGGAAAATTATAGTATAATAGAAGGAAATGATTTTATTAGGAGGAATTACTTTGCTATTTGATACGCATGTTCACCTCAATGACGAGGCTTTTGATGATGATATAGAAGAAGTGATAAAACGCGCGCAGGAAAACGATGTGACACATATGGCCGTCGTAGG comes from the Listeria welshimeri serovar 6b str. SLCC5334 genome and includes:
- a CDS encoding GRP family sugar transporter, yielding MNIVIALIPAVMWGIMPLVVSKIGGKPKQQIIGTTLGALVFALGVFFFTNPEYTATIIIASFISGAFWSLGQMNQFRAFTQVGVSKTMPLSTGMQLVGTSLFGVFAFHEWGTTSKLVLGFSALALIIIGIFLTSYQQNKDENSGQNMKKGIITLLISSVGYVGYVVITRWFDISGWDAILPQAIGMVIAGLLFSIKSEEKRFTKQTWLNMIPGIMWATGNLALLFSNKLVGIATGFSLSQMGVVISTIGGILFLGEKKTKKELVLVIIGVILVIIGGTMIGIAKS
- a CDS encoding GIY-YIG nuclease family protein; its protein translation is MAKANEHFFYVLKCNDNSYYGGYTTDVTRREAEHNAGIRCKYTKTRRPVKVIHFEKFETRSEATKAEAAFKKLSRKNKDSYLIEREEDSE
- the metG gene encoding methionine--tRNA ligase, encoding MVLPEEKNTFYITTPIYYPSGKAHIGHAYTTVAGDAMARYKRLKGYDVFYLTGTDEHGQKIQAKAKERGISEQEYVDEIAEGFQELWKKLEISNTDFIRTTQDRHKTSVEKIFEQLLAQGDIYLGEYEGWYSVSDEEYFTETQLEEVYKDENGKVIGGKAPSGNEVELVKEESYFFRMSKYADRLVEYYNSHPEFILPESRKNEMINNFIKPGLEDLAVSRTTFDWGIKVPGNPKHVVYVWIDALSNYITALGYNTDNDTKFQKYWPADVQIVGKEIVRFHTIYWPIMLMALDLPLPKMVFGHGWILMKDGKMSKSKGNVVDPYMLIERYGLDALRYYLLREVPFGSDGLFTPEDFVDRVNYDLANDLGNLLNRTVAMINKYFDGEIPAYQGNVTDFDQTLVDFKNNVVEEYEKSMEHMQFSVALNQLWSLISRTNKYIDETAPWTLAKEEDKRTELASVMTHLAENLRIIAVLLQPFLTRTPGEIFLQLGLQEENLKKWDSIYGYGEIPAGTTVVKKGTPIFPRLDAEVEVTYIQDEMKGSAPAPAEEVAEVVALETPQIGIEDFDKIDLRVAEVKQVEKVKKADKLLCFQLDLGEGKLRQVLSGIAEFYEPEDLIGKKVIVVSNLKPVKLRGLMSEGMILSGEKDGKLSVIEASNTLPNGAKVK
- a CDS encoding stage 0 sporulation family protein codes for the protein MLKIVGVRFKDVGKIYYFSPGDLEITENQGVIVENAQGIEFGKTVIEPRYVDEEDVVLPLKKVLRVATEADYKCVAENGDSCQKAFLLCDEKIRERELEMSLVDVDYTFDRNKIIFYFTAEGRVDFRELVKDLASVFRTRIELRQIGVRDEAKLLGGIGPCGRMLCCSTFLGDFEPVSIKMAKDQNLSLNPTKISGLCGRLMCCLKYENDEYEQAKREMPDVGVKVKTPEGAEARVSGINLLSRILQVSLPEEETVIEYELDELRPYNEFLKQPAKS
- a CDS encoding DUF1214 domain-containing protein, which gives rise to MNAKLEVNAEMIKESYVYLLSRYLVLRQENYDIKEDKIPYNTLKHNDVSPADANFVNPNFDVVYSETWIAVDDDNAVILEVPEIKNRYYTVQILDGWGEVVTNINERNYPEHPYGKFAFIKKGTNPSVPNDAVKIELPSEKVKLLLRVEQKDDPAGAVALQKAFKIDASKNIQIKEPLSIPHFTNADFLLEEIYSNLEEVLATYPDKMPKATEFQDKARKVAAYIELGDEQKAEVKNLIIKEAIPYFTKGAKGFGTQKGGWSVTYVAGAFGNDILARGIINYGGIWANAIQEALYFIGQKGTDDELLNGDKVYKIHFPADQLPTKLVNAFWSVTLYSVPDYHVIPNKLNKFCINDHSGAKLSEDGSLELYIAAEKPAEVAEENWLPSKAGQDFSLNFRLYVPEQEVLDGKVFLPPLEVQ
- the rsmI gene encoding 16S rRNA (cytidine(1402)-2'-O)-methyltransferase codes for the protein MIKSQKSFSGDVRGALYLVPTPIGNLEDMTFRAIRMLKEADIIAAEDTRNTVKLLNHFEITTRMTSYHQFTKENKEDNIIQRMLDGEVVALVSDAGMPSISDPGYELVQRALNASIPVIPLPGANAALTALIASGLAPQPFYFYGFLPRQNKERTQEIEKLAAREETWILYESPHRLKETLKAIIKITGNDRKIVLCRELTKRFEEFLRGTVEDALNWATDEEVRGEFCIIIEGNANPPVAEELLWWQEMDIKTHVTTVMEQENVSSKDAIKTVMKARNLPKREVYAAYHEIK
- a CDS encoding GRP family sugar transporter, with amino-acid sequence MNILIALIPALLWGTVPLIITKFGGSTRQQTMGMTLGALAFAVIVFFFTDPVYTFKTVGISFITGCLWTVGQMFQLRAFKIIGVSKAMPISTGMQLVGTTLCGVILFHEWDTTLRIILGFIALALIVGGIFLTSYAEKQEDGASALKQGLITLFISACGYVGLVVLIQGFKIDGINAILPQAIGMVLSALLMTHSGGTEKRFTKRTLLLMIPGIIWAAGNVAMVHANQLVGVATGFSLSQLGVVISTIGGIVLLKEKKTRKEMLYVIVGVILVVLGGILIGVAKGA
- the yabA gene encoding DNA replication initiation control protein YabA → MDKKAIFDSVSNMEEQIGELYQQLGDLKTNLGEMLEENNRLNLENEHLRRRLSLTDEGTLEPVAEEEAVHGVMAPNRKEAMQQMIELGEGYDNLVQLYKEGFHVCNVHFGSPRGNDEDCLFCLSLLNKK
- a CDS encoding tRNA1(Val) (adenine(37)-N6)-methyltransferase, whose protein sequence is MEKLKLIGDERLDYLLAENLRIIQSPSVFSFSIDAVLLAKFSYLPIRKGKIIDLCSGNGIIPLLLSTRTEAQIVGVEIQERLADMAKRSVAYNQLEDQIEIMEYDLNKITDLIPKERADIVTCNPPYFATPATSLKNENEHYRIARHEIMCTLEDTIRVAASLLKQGGKANFVHRPERLLDIIDLMRKYRLEPKRIQLVHPRIDREANTVLVEGIKDGKPGVKYVPPVIVYDELGEYTPVIKEILYGESE
- a CDS encoding AbrB/MazE/SpoVT family DNA-binding domain-containing protein, whose protein sequence is MKSTGMVRKIDELGRVVIPIEIRRTMNLNVKDPLEIFTDEDAIVLKKYSAGLVCDITGEFSVDNKKFVDGKLTLSKEGAAELMEEIKRRFGDTL